A portion of the Bacteroidota bacterium genome contains these proteins:
- a CDS encoding HYR domain-containing protein: MTINAQDNGCPAAATGVMTFNITVPIPCNMTATGSGTPASCGASNGSATVSVLNGTAPITYSWTGPSGYTSFNQSNSGLAAGTYNVLVVDGNSCVANATVVVGTAGSAVVATGATTPASCNLNNGTMTVTANGGTAPYQYSVNGGPFGPSNTFTGLGQGIQTFSVQDANGCPASGTATVLRASDLTPPTIVCPTNISVGNDNGVCGATVTFNGASATDDCGLVSVVQTSGGASGSVFGIGSTTVAYTAVDGSGNTAACSFSVTVSDVEAPTVACPGNIAVNNDAGQCGNGACGAMYEYDNEATDNCPGVTVAQTAGLPSGSTFPTGSTTNTFVATDASGNSTVCSFIVTVVDAQAPTVTCPANISVNTDPGLCSAVVSYNATATDNCPGVTVSINPASGSTFATGTTTVNVVATDAAGNLANCSFTVTVVDNQLPVITCPASQTLCAVAGTTAGVAIFGNATASDNCPGVAVVQTAGLPSGSSFPVGNNTVTFTATDASGNSANCSFTVTVSAFQGNSQVFAERIGTVTGTTLIAAHEGANGFDNDSYTMSGTADVRNTLPSTGYPGASGGANVFFTGAGRTFEISGVNTTGFTTMGMAFGVFKSTTTSNGLDLRLEVSTDGITYTTLPHTLLPTGTGTAVWSTMTAVGFPSAANLRIRFTNLGTTQYRIDDMILGGLTNVATITNVGNTSFCSGGSVTLVATQAAGYLWSTGETTQSITVNTAGNYSVTVTSANGCSAIAGPVAVSVFPNPSVSATSVNATCPGVANGSATALVVGGTPNYTYLWTPGGQTGVTASNIGAGTYSVQVTDANGCTATSNTVTVTDNDIVPPVANCQSVTVQLNSAGQGSTNAAAVNNGSTDNCGITGIALNNSNFSCANVGSSNTVILTVTDVGGNTSTCSATVTVQDVVAPVALCQNVTVQLDNSGNATITASAINNGSSDACGIASTTLNNGSFSCANVNGTPASSLFISEYTEGSSNNKCIEIFNGTGAAVNLSGYSLRYYFNGSTSATTIINLTGTVANGDVYVVCDDNAAVGMLAQADVTSTSNFFNGDDAIELRNGTTAVDIIGRIGQDPGTEWTGGGLGTMDRTLVRNSAVNSGNTSNAVGFPSLASEWTGLATDDFSNLGSHNFSGANNVVLTVTDVNGNSSTCSASVTVQDNVAPSITCPANITVSNDAGLCSAVVSYTATGADNCSATVGYSIAPGSVFAQGSTTVTATATDPSGNAVSCAFTVTVNDTEAPVVTCPANISVSNDAGNCSAVVTFAATASDNCGIASIVEAAASGSTFAVGTTTVVATATDIHGNTAACSFTVTVNDTEAPVANCQAVTVQLDANGAGSITTADVNNGSSDNCGIASLSLDNSSFGCANVGNVNTVVLTVTDIHGNSSNCSATVTVVDNVAPLAVCQSITVNAPNSGSVSITASQIDGGSSDACGIASLSVNPNSFSCSNQGPNTVTLTVTDVNGNVSSCTATVTVTSPAITVSLSSPVNGCGFNVSSCCATGNGGSGSGSGSGSGSGHDDGSNGSNGSDNGHDGSGSGSGSGSGHGNNGSHSTCRHNGNICNNGGHGNQGSDRGHDGSGSGNLGSGHGHGGSGSGGSGSGGSGSGGNIQCGQDGTINLVATGGCGNLSYLWSNGSTAVNQTGLTPGLYVVTVTDNNGNTSTASIVLTQAALLTATVTTQNVTCFGANNGTATANGVGGCAPYTYRWSNNATTQTISGLRPGSYSVTITDGYGCTATASGVVTQPTRLIADAGAHQVVYPAYGPQACATLTGTVSGGTAAYNTRWTTRSGQVLATGNTYSACPTVTTVYFFRVTDANGCSAVDSVAVCPRSISCGNNRIQICHNVPGRNACSQTQCVPASQVASHLGHGDVLGACGSRFNCTFPRSNHGNGGSGSDDKTASHSGASSDDQMVSLSLRAFPNPTNGALTVELACQACSEDMNYAVKVSDIYGQLLAEVEVTVSAGEATAKLDLSQFASGVYLISVTNGDQRLVERVVKQ; the protein is encoded by the coding sequence GTGACCATCAATGCCCAGGACAATGGTTGTCCAGCAGCTGCTACCGGCGTAATGACATTTAACATCACAGTTCCCATTCCTTGTAACATGACTGCGACTGGATCCGGTACACCCGCTTCTTGCGGTGCAAGCAATGGATCTGCCACGGTAAGCGTTCTCAATGGCACCGCTCCGATTACTTACTCTTGGACGGGTCCAAGCGGTTATACCTCCTTCAACCAGTCCAATTCGGGTTTGGCAGCGGGCACCTATAATGTGCTGGTGGTCGATGGTAATTCTTGTGTGGCCAATGCTACGGTTGTAGTTGGTACTGCCGGAAGCGCCGTGGTCGCCACGGGCGCCACCACTCCCGCCTCCTGCAATTTGAACAACGGCACCATGACGGTGACCGCGAATGGCGGCACTGCTCCCTATCAATACAGCGTAAATGGTGGCCCTTTTGGACCTTCCAATACCTTTACTGGTTTGGGACAGGGAATCCAAACATTCTCGGTGCAGGATGCCAACGGCTGTCCTGCCAGTGGTACGGCAACGGTTTTGCGTGCTTCCGACCTGACACCACCAACGATTGTTTGCCCAACCAATATCTCTGTTGGTAACGACAATGGCGTTTGTGGTGCGACAGTCACATTTAATGGTGCTTCGGCCACCGATGATTGTGGTTTGGTCTCTGTGGTGCAAACTTCTGGTGGCGCTAGCGGATCGGTTTTTGGAATCGGTTCGACGACCGTAGCCTATACTGCCGTTGACGGCTCTGGCAACACCGCCGCTTGCTCCTTCAGTGTAACAGTGAGCGATGTAGAAGCTCCTACTGTTGCTTGCCCAGGCAATATTGCTGTGAACAACGATGCTGGTCAATGCGGCAATGGCGCTTGTGGTGCAATGTATGAGTACGACAACGAGGCTACGGACAATTGCCCAGGAGTAACCGTGGCTCAGACTGCAGGTTTGCCTTCTGGCAGCACCTTCCCAACCGGTTCTACCACCAATACATTCGTGGCAACTGACGCTTCCGGCAATTCAACGGTTTGTTCCTTCATTGTGACGGTCGTCGATGCGCAAGCCCCAACGGTTACTTGCCCCGCCAACATCAGCGTGAACACTGACCCAGGTCTTTGCAGCGCAGTGGTGAGCTACAATGCAACGGCAACCGATAATTGCCCCGGCGTGACGGTGAGCATCAATCCTGCTTCCGGAAGTACATTCGCGACTGGAACGACGACGGTGAATGTGGTGGCCACTGACGCAGCTGGAAATTTGGCCAACTGTAGCTTTACGGTGACCGTGGTCGACAACCAATTGCCAGTGATCACATGCCCAGCAAGCCAGACGCTTTGCGCTGTGGCGGGTACCACTGCCGGTGTGGCAATATTTGGCAATGCAACGGCCTCAGACAACTGTCCAGGAGTCGCTGTTGTTCAGACTGCTGGCTTACCTTCGGGTTCATCCTTCCCTGTTGGAAACAACACTGTAACCTTTACGGCTACCGATGCTAGTGGAAATTCTGCCAACTGTTCCTTCACGGTAACGGTCAGTGCATTTCAAGGCAACAGCCAGGTATTTGCAGAGCGTATTGGCACTGTAACGGGCACGACTTTGATCGCCGCCCACGAAGGTGCAAATGGCTTTGACAATGACAGTTACACGATGAGTGGCACAGCAGATGTGCGCAACACTTTGCCTAGCACAGGTTATCCTGGAGCCTCTGGCGGTGCAAACGTATTCTTCACAGGTGCTGGACGCACATTCGAAATCTCAGGCGTCAATACCACAGGTTTCACGACCATGGGAATGGCATTTGGCGTTTTCAAAAGCACCACGACCTCCAATGGTTTGGATTTGCGCCTTGAGGTCAGCACCGATGGGATCACCTATACCACCCTTCCGCATACCCTTCTGCCTACGGGCACTGGAACGGCGGTTTGGTCTACGATGACGGCAGTGGGCTTCCCATCTGCAGCCAACTTGCGCATCCGCTTTACCAATTTGGGAACTACCCAATACCGCATCGACGATATGATCCTGGGTGGATTGACCAATGTCGCGACGATTACCAATGTTGGTAACACGAGCTTCTGCAGCGGTGGTTCGGTGACTTTGGTCGCAACACAAGCGGCAGGATATCTCTGGAGCACGGGCGAAACCACGCAAAGCATTACTGTGAATACTGCCGGAAACTACAGTGTCACCGTAACTTCTGCGAATGGCTGTTCCGCCATCGCAGGTCCAGTTGCTGTTTCGGTATTCCCGAATCCATCGGTTTCAGCAACGAGTGTCAATGCAACTTGCCCTGGCGTAGCCAATGGTAGCGCTACAGCTTTGGTTGTCGGTGGTACTCCAAATTACACCTACCTCTGGACACCTGGTGGACAGACGGGCGTGACTGCTTCCAACATTGGCGCTGGTACATATTCTGTGCAAGTCACCGATGCAAATGGTTGTACAGCAACCAGCAACACCGTGACAGTGACCGACAATGATATTGTCCCTCCAGTCGCAAATTGCCAGTCAGTAACCGTTCAATTGAATTCAGCTGGTCAAGGTTCTACGAATGCCGCTGCTGTCAACAATGGTTCAACTGACAACTGTGGCATTACTGGCATTGCCCTCAACAACAGCAACTTCAGTTGCGCAAATGTTGGTTCCAGCAATACCGTAATCCTGACAGTCACTGATGTTGGTGGCAACACTTCAACCTGTTCTGCGACTGTAACCGTTCAGGATGTCGTGGCACCCGTTGCGCTTTGCCAGAACGTAACCGTTCAATTGGACAATTCTGGGAATGCAACCATCACTGCGAGTGCGATCAACAATGGCTCGAGTGATGCCTGCGGCATTGCAAGCACGACCTTGAACAATGGATCGTTCTCTTGCGCAAATGTCAATGGCACCCCAGCTTCAAGTCTGTTCATCTCCGAATACACTGAAGGAAGCAGCAACAACAAGTGCATTGAAATCTTCAACGGTACAGGTGCTGCGGTGAATCTCTCGGGATATAGCCTACGTTACTACTTCAATGGCAGCACTTCTGCAACCACCATCATTAACTTGACGGGTACGGTAGCAAATGGTGATGTTTATGTTGTTTGCGATGACAATGCAGCAGTCGGCATGTTGGCACAGGCTGATGTGACCAGTACTTCTAACTTCTTTAATGGAGATGATGCAATTGAGCTTCGCAATGGTACGACCGCGGTCGATATCATTGGTCGTATCGGCCAAGATCCAGGTACAGAATGGACTGGCGGCGGCTTGGGCACAATGGATCGTACATTGGTTCGCAATTCGGCAGTGAATTCAGGAAATACCAGCAATGCAGTTGGATTCCCAAGTTTGGCCTCCGAATGGACCGGACTTGCCACCGATGATTTCAGCAACCTGGGAAGCCACAATTTCTCCGGAGCCAACAATGTCGTCTTGACCGTCACCGACGTCAATGGCAACAGCAGCACTTGCTCCGCATCTGTGACCGTCCAAGACAATGTTGCGCCAAGCATCACTTGCCCTGCCAACATCACAGTAAGCAACGACGCAGGTCTTTGCAGCGCTGTGGTGAGCTACACTGCAACCGGTGCAGACAATTGCAGCGCCACGGTTGGTTACAGCATCGCTCCAGGATCTGTATTTGCACAAGGCAGCACGACTGTGACTGCTACCGCAACCGATCCATCCGGCAATGCTGTCAGCTGTGCCTTCACTGTTACTGTGAACGATACGGAAGCTCCTGTCGTCACCTGCCCAGCTAACATCAGCGTGAGCAACGATGCGGGTAACTGTTCTGCAGTGGTGACCTTCGCCGCAACTGCCTCGGACAACTGCGGTATCGCCTCGATCGTCGAAGCCGCTGCCAGTGGCAGCACATTTGCTGTCGGCACCACTACGGTGGTTGCAACGGCAACCGACATCCACGGCAACACTGCTGCATGTAGCTTCACCGTGACGGTGAATGACACCGAGGCTCCTGTCGCAAATTGCCAGGCTGTGACGGTTCAACTTGACGCCAATGGCGCAGGTAGCATCACAACGGCCGACGTGAACAACGGCAGCAGCGACAATTGCGGCATTGCCAGCCTTTCACTCGACAACAGCAGCTTCGGTTGCGCCAATGTCGGAAACGTCAACACGGTGGTGTTGACCGTAACGGATATCCATGGCAACAGCAGCAATTGCTCTGCTACGGTAACCGTGGTCGACAACGTCGCGCCTTTGGCAGTTTGCCAAAGCATCACGGTCAATGCACCTAACAGCGGATCGGTTTCGATCACTGCCTCGCAAATCGATGGCGGTAGCAGCGACGCCTGCGGTATCGCGAGCCTTTCTGTGAATCCGAATTCATTCTCTTGCAGCAACCAAGGTCCGAACACGGTAACCTTGACTGTTACCGACGTGAATGGCAACGTGAGCAGCTGCACCGCAACGGTGACTGTTACTTCGCCTGCAATTACCGTGAGCTTGAGCAGCCCGGTAAACGGTTGCGGCTTCAATGTGTCTTCTTGCTGTGCGACCGGTAACGGCGGTTCAGGCAGCGGATCCGGTAGCGGCTCCGGTAGCGGCCACGATGATGGTAGCAATGGTAGCAATGGCAGCGATAATGGTCATGACGGTTCTGGCAGCGGCTCCGGCTCTGGCAGCGGTCATGGCAACAATGGCAGCCACAGCACTTGCCGCCACAACGGCAACATCTGCAACAATGGTGGCCATGGCAACCAAGGCAGCGATCGCGGTCATGATGGATCCGGCAGCGGTAACCTTGGCAGCGGTCATGGTCATGGCGGCTCCGGCAGCGGTGGCTCTGGCAGCGGTGGCTCTGGCAGCGGTGGCAACATTCAGTGTGGTCAAGACGGTACTATCAACTTGGTCGCAACGGGTGGTTGTGGCAACTTGTCGTATCTCTGGAGCAATGGATCGACCGCGGTCAACCAAACTGGTTTGACTCCTGGTCTGTACGTCGTTACGGTGACCGACAACAATGGCAATACCAGCACAGCCAGCATTGTGCTGACCCAAGCTGCATTGCTCACTGCAACGGTTACGACTCAAAATGTAACTTGCTTCGGTGCCAACAACGGTACTGCAACTGCCAACGGTGTAGGTGGCTGCGCCCCTTACACATATCGTTGGAGCAACAACGCCACGACCCAGACCATCAGCGGCTTGCGTCCTGGATCTTACAGCGTGACAATTACCGACGGCTACGGTTGCACAGCAACTGCCTCTGGCGTTGTGACGCAACCAACACGTTTGATTGCTGACGCTGGCGCACACCAAGTGGTTTATCCAGCCTACGGTCCACAAGCTTGCGCTACCCTTACCGGTACCGTTTCGGGTGGAACTGCAGCCTACAACACACGTTGGACAACACGCAGCGGTCAAGTGCTTGCCACTGGCAACACTTACAGTGCCTGCCCAACCGTGACGACGGTGTATTTCTTCCGTGTGACCGATGCCAACGGCTGCTCAGCAGTAGATAGCGTTGCCGTCTGCCCACGCAGCATCTCTTGCGGAAACAACCGCATCCAGATTTGCCACAACGTGCCAGGCCGCAATGCCTGCTCGCAGACACAATGCGTCCCTGCATCACAAGTGGCCAGCCACCTTGGCCATGGCGACGTGTTGGGAGCATGTGGATCACGCTTCAACTGTACCTTCCCACGTAGCAACCATGGTAATGGCGGCAGTGGTAGCGATGACAAGACGGCAAGCCACTCTGGCGCATCTTCCGATGATCAGATGGTAAGCTTGAGCCTTCGTGCATTCCCCAACCCAACAAACGGTGCGCTTACCGTTGAATTGGCTTGCCAGGCTTGCTCCGAAGACATGAACTATGCAGTAAAGGTGAGCGACATCTACGGTCAGCTGTTGGCCGAAGTGGAAGTCACCGTGTCTGCAGGCGAGGCAACTGCCAAGCTTGACCTCTCACAATTCGCATCAGGCGTGTACTTGATTTCCGTCACAAACGGTGATCAGCGCTTGGTTGAGCGTGTTGTGAAGCAGTAA
- a CDS encoding T9SS type A sorting domain-containing protein: MTVTDAQGCTGVDSVRVCAIDITCAGGTNNGQTGNGQGGNGSTNGNGMVHIAICHIPPGNVGNAMVHCIPVPAARQHIQQVHGGDYLGACNALSTRPCTTGNNKMAMQPAAAEVLDTKVSMNVFPNPTNGDLNVEVACSNCGDEGTYKVKVTDIYGKQFFATEVNVAMGEGKMKLSLSDYAAGVYMIIVENGAQRIVERVVKQ; this comes from the coding sequence GTGACTGTCACCGATGCACAAGGCTGTACAGGTGTTGACAGCGTGCGTGTTTGCGCCATTGATATCACATGTGCAGGCGGTACCAACAATGGTCAGACCGGAAACGGTCAAGGTGGAAATGGTTCTACCAATGGCAACGGTATGGTTCACATCGCGATCTGCCACATCCCACCAGGAAACGTTGGCAACGCAATGGTGCATTGCATTCCTGTGCCAGCCGCAAGGCAGCACATCCAGCAGGTACACGGCGGCGATTATCTTGGAGCATGCAATGCTTTGAGCACACGTCCATGTACAACTGGAAACAACAAAATGGCTATGCAGCCTGCTGCTGCAGAGGTACTTGATACCAAAGTCTCAATGAACGTATTCCCTAACCCAACCAATGGTGACCTCAACGTTGAAGTTGCATGCAGCAACTGCGGCGACGAAGGCACCTACAAGGTGAAAGTGACCGACATCTACGGCAAGCAATTCTTTGCTACCGAGGTGAATGTTGCCATGGGCGAAGGCAAGATGAAGTTGAGCCTCTCTGACTATGCAGCTGGAGTTTACATGATCATCGTCGAAAATGGTGCCCAGCGCATCGTTGAGCGCGTTGTGAAGCAGTAA
- a CDS encoding HYR domain-containing protein, giving the protein MRATLWAFALLLIGTTGGVQASHYAGTDIIVDWLGGENYRFTQKVYRDCAGITLGTTTLVNLTPAIPVSGVTLTRSSLIDITPLCPGQLSRCASASGAFGIEEHIYIGVVSNLAPNTNYRVDANQLCCRNAAITTVTNAGSQQLYIYSNFRTGIQNSSPRFLNRPFGVFCANQAATLSPNGFDPDGDAIVYSIQSCYDLNASDPVTYAPGFSGLNPLNSSTGVSINPNTGTLSFTPTVVNQVAVICVRADEYRNGVVIGSVVRDIQVRILNCSNAAPVVAPIANVVVPVGQLYCTPVSATDANNNMITLTATSGIIPPATFVVNSSVAGSATGTFCFTPTLANAGNTYSVTINAQDNGCPSVATGTYTFNITVPIPCNMTATGSGTPATCGASNGSATVSVANGTAPISYSWTGPSGYSSFSQSISGLAAGTYNVLVVDGNSCVANATVVVGTNGSSLVTTGTTTPASCSQNNGTLTVSVTGGAAPYQYSVDGGSFGPSNTFTGLSQGIHTFSVLDANGCPASGSATVLRAADLTPPTITCPANITVGNASGVCGATVSFNGASATDDCGSASVVQTSGGASGSVFGIGTSTVSFTAVDGSGNTAACSFTVTVNDTEAPSVVCPANISVSNDPGQCGAAVSFAATGADNCPGVSVAQTGGAASGSLFPVGSSTVSFGATDAAGNTAACSFTVNVTDAEAPSVTCPANINLANDAGLCAAVASFTASGSDNCPGVSVTQIAGAASGSAFAVGTTTVTFRAVDAAGNAASCSFTVTVTDTEAPNLSCGDAGGLISRANGSRSLNSASFANDVTLPTDNGVCGAMYEYENGANDNCGIVTVAQTAGLSSGSTFPVGVTTNTFVATDASGNTTSCSFVVTVLDTETPVVTCPSNITVSNDLGQCSAAVGYSATASDNCPGVTVALSPASGSVFAVGTSSVTATATDASGNAATCSFTVTVNDTEAPSITCSANLTVSNDNGVCGAAVNYAVSSSDNCAGSSVAQGSGLASGSVFPVGTTTNTFVATDAAGNTAACSFTVTVNDTEAPVVTCPANVNVSNDNGVCGAAVSYAVSSSDNCAGSSVAQGSGLASGSVFPVGTTTNGFVATDAAGNTAACSFTVTVNDTEAPSITCPANVTVSNDNGVCGAAVSYAVSSSDNCAGSSVAQGSGLASGSVFPVGTTTNGFVATDAAGNTAACSFTVTVNDTEAPSITCPANVNVSNDNGVCGAAVSYAVSSSDNCAGSSVAQGAGLASGSVFPVGTTTNSFVATDASGNTAAASRANEPSPCTARQRDVSNDNVRRCRQLRLLDNAQHPPPPARCGTTSNGFVATDAAGNTAACSFTVTVNDTEAPSITCPANVTVSCVAAIPAANTGAVGASDNCGVAGIVHVGDVATGTGCAGNARVVIRTYRATDIYGNSATCTQTLTAEATPWSLLLATMSSCSQLMLTPHALRSASPALADVLLTLMLGAMVLRLQARAFAQRFLPRTT; this is encoded by the coding sequence TACTCCAACTTCCGCACGGGTATCCAAAATAGCAGCCCAAGGTTCTTGAACAGGCCATTTGGTGTGTTCTGCGCCAACCAGGCTGCAACTTTGAGCCCCAACGGTTTTGATCCGGATGGCGATGCAATCGTTTATTCGATTCAGTCTTGCTACGACTTGAACGCTTCTGACCCGGTCACTTATGCACCTGGATTCAGTGGTCTCAACCCATTGAACTCCAGCACTGGCGTTTCCATCAACCCCAACACTGGAACCTTGAGCTTTACCCCGACTGTGGTAAACCAAGTGGCTGTCATTTGCGTCAGGGCTGATGAATACCGGAATGGTGTTGTCATCGGCTCCGTTGTACGTGACATTCAGGTTCGTATCTTGAATTGCAGCAACGCTGCTCCGGTTGTTGCTCCGATTGCCAACGTCGTGGTTCCTGTGGGTCAGTTGTACTGCACTCCGGTTTCCGCAACCGATGCCAACAACAACATGATCACTTTGACCGCAACAAGCGGTATCATCCCCCCCGCAACATTTGTGGTCAACTCTAGTGTCGCAGGTTCTGCTACCGGCACATTCTGCTTTACGCCTACACTTGCAAATGCTGGTAACACATATTCTGTGACCATCAATGCGCAAGACAACGGCTGCCCATCTGTGGCAACCGGTACCTATACCTTTAACATCACAGTTCCGATTCCTTGCAACATGACTGCAACGGGATCTGGAACACCTGCAACTTGCGGAGCAAGCAACGGTTCCGCCACTGTGTCCGTGGCCAATGGCACGGCGCCGATCAGCTACTCTTGGACTGGCCCAAGCGGTTATTCTTCGTTCAGCCAGTCGATTTCAGGTTTGGCAGCTGGTACCTATAACGTGTTGGTCGTCGACGGCAATTCTTGCGTCGCCAATGCAACTGTCGTTGTAGGTACAAACGGAAGCTCATTGGTGACAACAGGCACCACCACACCTGCTTCATGCAGTCAGAACAACGGTACCCTCACTGTGAGTGTCACCGGTGGAGCAGCCCCTTACCAATACAGTGTTGATGGCGGTTCATTTGGCCCTTCGAATACATTCACCGGGTTGAGCCAAGGCATTCACACCTTCTCGGTATTGGATGCAAACGGTTGCCCAGCCAGTGGAAGCGCCACTGTTTTGCGTGCAGCTGACTTGACACCTCCTACCATCACCTGCCCAGCCAACATTACTGTTGGAAATGCAAGTGGTGTATGTGGCGCAACGGTCTCCTTCAATGGTGCCTCCGCAACGGATGATTGTGGTTCGGCCAGCGTGGTGCAAACCTCCGGTGGCGCAAGCGGATCCGTTTTCGGTATTGGAACTTCCACGGTAAGCTTTACAGCTGTTGACGGCTCTGGCAACACAGCCGCTTGCTCATTTACCGTTACGGTGAACGATACTGAAGCACCTTCCGTGGTTTGCCCTGCTAATATTTCGGTCAGCAATGATCCCGGTCAGTGCGGCGCAGCAGTGTCTTTTGCTGCAACTGGCGCTGACAATTGCCCAGGTGTATCTGTCGCCCAAACCGGTGGCGCTGCATCAGGTAGTCTTTTTCCAGTAGGATCCAGCACTGTATCTTTTGGTGCAACCGATGCCGCAGGTAACACTGCAGCTTGCTCCTTTACAGTGAATGTGACAGATGCTGAAGCTCCTTCGGTCACTTGTCCTGCGAATATCAACCTCGCCAATGACGCAGGTCTTTGCGCTGCAGTTGCATCGTTTACAGCAAGCGGATCTGACAATTGCCCAGGCGTAAGCGTAACCCAAATTGCTGGCGCAGCATCTGGCAGTGCCTTCGCAGTGGGAACGACTACGGTTACTTTCCGTGCCGTTGATGCTGCTGGCAACGCTGCCTCATGTAGCTTCACCGTGACTGTCACTGACACTGAGGCTCCAAATCTTAGCTGCGGCGATGCAGGCGGCTTGATTTCCCGTGCCAATGGCAGCAGAAGCTTGAATTCGGCCTCTTTTGCGAATGATGTCACACTGCCTACCGACAATGGTGTCTGCGGTGCGATGTATGAGTACGAAAACGGTGCCAATGACAATTGCGGCATTGTAACCGTTGCGCAGACTGCAGGTCTCTCTTCAGGAAGCACTTTCCCAGTTGGTGTGACCACCAATACTTTTGTGGCAACCGACGCATCCGGTAACACTACCTCTTGCTCATTTGTCGTCACCGTGTTGGATACGGAAACTCCTGTTGTGACTTGCCCTTCGAATATCACCGTGAGCAATGACCTCGGTCAGTGCAGCGCTGCTGTGGGTTATTCCGCAACAGCAAGCGACAATTGCCCTGGTGTAACGGTTGCCCTGAGCCCTGCTTCAGGAAGCGTGTTCGCAGTAGGTACCTCTTCTGTGACTGCAACTGCAACCGATGCCTCTGGCAACGCAGCGACTTGCAGCTTCACCGTGACAGTAAACGATACTGAGGCACCTTCGATCACTTGCTCGGCCAACTTGACTGTGAGCAACGACAACGGTGTTTGCGGCGCTGCCGTGAACTATGCTGTATCTTCTTCTGATAACTGTGCAGGCAGCTCTGTCGCTCAAGGCTCCGGCCTCGCCTCGGGTTCTGTCTTCCCTGTCGGTACCACCACCAACACATTCGTAGCTACTGACGCAGCTGGCAACACTGCTGCTTGCAGCTTCACTGTCACGGTAAATGATACCGAAGCTCCTGTGGTCACTTGCCCAGCCAACGTGAACGTGAGCAATGACAACGGTGTTTGCGGCGCTGCCGTCAGCTACGCTGTCTCTTCTTCTGACAACTGCGCAGGCAGCTCCGTCGCTCAAGGCTCCGGTCTTGCCTCGGGTTCTGTCTTCCCTGTCGGTACCACCACCAACGGCTTTGTCGCAACGGACGCAGCTGGCAACACTGCAGCTTGTAGCTTCACGGTGACGGTAAACGATACCGAAGCTCCTTCGATCACTTGCCCAGCCAACGTGACTGTAAGCAATGACAACGGTGTTTGCGGCGCTGCCGTCAGCTACGCTGTCTCTTCTTCTGACAACTGCGCAGGCAGCTCCGTCGCTCAAGGCTCCGGCCTCGCTTCGGGTTCTGTCTTCCCTGTCGGTACCACCACCAACGGCTTTGTCGCAACGGATGCAGCTGGCAACACTGCAGCTTGTAGCTTCACTGTGACGGTAAACGATACCGAAGCTCCTTCGATCACTTGCCCAGCCAACGTGAACGTGAGCAATGACAACGGTGTTTGCGGCGCTGCCGTCAGCTACGCCGTTTCTTCTTCTGACAACTGCGCAGGCAGCTCCGTCGCCCAAGGCGCCGGCCTCGCTTCCGGTTCTGTCTTCCCTGTCGGTACCACCACCAACAGCTTTGTCGCAACGGATGCATCTGGCAACACTGCAGCGGCTTCACGTGCAAACGAACCAAGCCCGTGCACTGCCCGCCAACGTGACGTAAGCAATGACAACGTGCGGCGCTGCCGTCAGCTACGCCTTCTCGACAACGCGCAGCACCCCCCTCCGCCCGCTCGCTGTGGAACAACTTCCAACGGCTTTGTCGCAACCGATGCAGCTGGCAATACTGCCGCTTGTAGCTTCACTGTGACGGTAAACGATACCGAAGCTCCATCGATCACTTGCCCAGCGAACGTAACTGTTTCTTGTGTTGCTGCAATTCCTGCTGCAAACACTGGTGCAGTTGGCGCTTCTGACAACTGTGGTGTTGCTGGCATCGTCCACGTAGGCGACGTTGCAACCGGTACTGGCTGTGCTGGAAATGCTCGCGTCGTGATTCGCACCTACCGTGCGACTGACATCTACGGCAATAGCGCTACCTGTACACAAACGTTGACTGCTGAGGCAACCCCGTGGTCGCTACTGCTAGCAACGATGTCATCGTGTTCCCAGCTTATGCTGACTCCACATGCGCTACGATCAGCGTCACCGGCGCTGGCGGATGTGCTCCTTACACTTATGCTTGGAGCAATGGTTCTACGGCTACAAGCCAGAGCGTTTGCCCAACGGTTTCTACCACGTACTACGTGA